One window from the genome of Deinococcus multiflagellatus encodes:
- the ald gene encoding alanine dehydrogenase has protein sequence MQIGLPKEIKVKENRVALTPGGVATLVRRGHSVVVQQGAGVGSGIADQEYVDAGATLGSADDTWAAEMVVKVKEPIASEYKYLRPDLLLFTYLHLAADRPLTDALLQSGTTGVAYETVQLDDGSLPLLTPMSEVAGRLSVQAGAYHLQKPVGGRGVLLGGVPGVQPGHVTIIGGGVVGTNAAKMAMGLGAKVTILDVSQRRLAYLDDVFFGKLTTMMSSEANIRALLPDTDLLIGGVLIPGAKAPHLVTRDMLGLMPEGSVIVDVAVDQGGCVETIHATTHDDPVYTVDGVIHYGVANMPGAVPRTSTFALTNQTLPYALLLADHGVAALGKNKALGLGLNTHQGKLTYQGVAEAFDLAYVAPEAALA, from the coding sequence ATGCAGATCGGACTCCCGAAAGAAATCAAGGTCAAAGAAAACCGTGTGGCGCTGACGCCCGGCGGCGTCGCCACCCTGGTGCGCCGTGGGCACAGCGTGGTGGTGCAGCAGGGTGCGGGCGTGGGCAGCGGCATTGCCGACCAGGAATACGTGGACGCCGGGGCCACCCTGGGCAGCGCCGACGACACCTGGGCCGCCGAAATGGTCGTGAAGGTCAAAGAGCCCATTGCCAGCGAGTACAAGTACCTGCGCCCGGACCTGCTGCTCTTTACCTACCTGCACCTCGCCGCCGACCGGCCGCTGACCGACGCGCTGCTGCAAAGCGGCACCACCGGCGTGGCCTACGAAACCGTGCAGCTGGACGACGGCAGCCTGCCCCTCCTGACCCCCATGAGCGAAGTGGCCGGCCGCCTGAGCGTGCAGGCCGGCGCCTACCACCTGCAAAAGCCCGTGGGCGGACGCGGCGTGCTGCTGGGCGGCGTGCCCGGCGTGCAGCCTGGGCATGTGACCATCATCGGTGGCGGCGTGGTGGGTACGAACGCGGCCAAGATGGCGATGGGCCTGGGCGCCAAGGTGACCATTCTGGATGTGTCGCAGCGCCGGCTTGCCTACCTGGACGACGTGTTCTTCGGCAAGCTCACCACCATGATGAGCAGCGAGGCCAACATCCGCGCCCTGCTGCCTGACACGGACCTGCTGATCGGCGGCGTGCTGATTCCTGGCGCCAAGGCCCCGCACCTCGTCACGCGCGACATGCTGGGCCTGATGCCCGAAGGTAGCGTCATCGTGGACGTGGCAGTGGACCAGGGCGGCTGCGTGGAAACCATTCACGCCACCACCCACGACGACCCGGTGTACACGGTGGACGGCGTCATTCACTACGGCGTGGCGAACATGCCCGGCGCCGTGCCGCGCACCAGCACCTTCGCCCTGACGAACCAGACGCTGCCGTATGCGCTGCTGCTGGCCGACCACGGTGTGGCGGCGCTGGGCAAGAACAAGGCGCTGGGGCTGGGGCTGAATACGCACCAGGGCAAGCTGACGTATCAGGGGGTGGCCGAGGCGTTTGATCTGGCGTATGTGGCGCCGGAAGCGGCGTTGGCGTAA